A portion of the Magnolia sinica isolate HGM2019 chromosome 17, MsV1, whole genome shotgun sequence genome contains these proteins:
- the LOC131231494 gene encoding protein LYK5-like, whose protein sequence is MCKTKTRTDATEPPPSISNRSTRRTRPSSTSTATISSGATDSARVNSSATTSTSASSHSSLASLRSSLPENPHIYSFSEISSATNNFLSKPISSSTWRCTLRSKPSVVVKRRLRRPLDSAQLNHLLSSISRTHHTSIIKLLGASISGNSIYLVYDFASGATLSAALRNPQNPSFTLLPSWLSRMQIATDLAQGLEYIHHFSGENIIHNHIKSSAIIVSDPSLNARICHFGASLLVGEIPDPSSSSTLQKSNSRVSRVEGTRGYMSPEFITAGIVSQKSDVFAFGVVILEIFSGEERLKYRFDEGRSEYERISLIETVKDALERAEDGMLRRWMDPRMKDSFPGEVAEKMMRIALDCVHVEADKRPDMSQVAGKVSKLYLESRVWAEQMKSPTGISVSLAPR, encoded by the coding sequence ATGTGTAAGACCAAAACCCGAACCGACGCGACAGAACCACCTCCATCCATCTCCAACCGCTCGACCCGCCGAACCCGTCCCTCCTCCACGTCCACCGCTACTATCAGCTCCGGCGCCACCGATTCTGCCCGAGTCAACTCATCCGCCACCACCAGCACCTCCGCCTCGAGCCACTCCTCCCTCGCCAGCCTCCGTTCCTCCTTGCCGGAAAACCCCCACATCTATTCCTTCTCTGAAATCTCCTCCGCCACCAACAACTTCCTCTCCAAACCCATCTCCTCCTCCACCTGGCGCTGCACCCTCCGCTCCAAACCCTCCGTCGTCGTCAAGCGCCGTCTCCGCCGCCCCCTCGACTCTGCCCAGCTCAACCACCTCCTCTCCTCGATCTCCCGCACCCATCACACCAGCATCATCAAGCTCCTCGGAGCCTCCATCTCCGGCAACTCCATCTACCTCGTCTACGACTTCGCCTCCGGCGCCACCCTCTCCGCTGCCCTCCGCAACCCCCAAAATCCTAGCTTCACCCTCCTCCCCTCCTGGCTCTCCCGAATGCAGATCGCCACTGACCTCGCCCAAGGCCTCGAGTACATACACCATTTCTCCGGTGAAAATATCATCCACAACCACATCAAATCCTCCGCCATCATCGTCTCCGATCCCTCCCTCAATGCCCGGATCTGCCATTTCGGTGCGTCGCTGCTGGTCGGAGAAATCCCCGATCCGTCGTCGTCTTCGACATTGCAGAAATCTAATTCTAGGGTTTCGAGGGTAGAAGGGACGCGTGGGTACATGAGTCCGGAGTTTATAACGGCTGGGATCGTTTCTCAGAAATCAGATGTGTTTGCGTTTGGGGTTGTGATTTTGGAGATTTTTTCAGGAGAGGAGCGTTTGAAGTATAGATTCGATGAGGGGAGAAGTGAATATGAGAGGATTTCGCTGATTGAGACTGTGAAGGATGCTTTGGAGAGAGCTGAAGATGGGATGCTGCGGCGGTGGATGGACCCGAGGATGAAGGACTCTTTTCCTGGGGAGGTTGCGGAGAAGATGATGCGTATCGCGCTGGATTGCGTACACGTGGAGGCTGATAAACGGCCGGATATGAGTCAGGTGGCCGGGAAGGTGTCGAAGCTGTATTTGGAGTCGAGGGTCTGGGCGGAGCAGATGAAGAGTCCCACCGGGATTTCAGTGTCCCTGGCGCCAcgctga
- the LOC131230539 gene encoding uncharacterized protein LOC131230539 produces the protein MSVDFVLLVALLTLISSSSISTIDTSDIAWDPSPTIAMSVLVSLHSLASSVPIFSGTNFSDWKEQIQFHLGVLDLDLALRIDKPAAITETSSSEQQALFKSWERSNRLSIMFMRMCIANNIKSTLSQIKNAKEYFKVVEDRFCSADKSLRGRLMAELTTMKFNGNHGMNEHVLEMTNLAARLKSLGMNVDESFLVQFILNSLPTQYGSFQIHYNTIKEK, from the exons ATGTCAGTGGATTTCGTCCTGCTTGTAGCTCTCTTAACTCTTATCTCTTCATCATCCATTAGTACTATTGACACATCCGATATTGCTTGGGATCCAAGTCCAACAATTGCAA TGTCAGTTCTTGTTTCGCTTCATTCACTAGCTTCTTCTGTTCCAATCTTTAGTGGAACTAATTTTTCTGACTGGAAGGAACAGATTCAGTTTCACCTTGGTGTTCTGGATCTTGACTTAGCATTGCGAATTGACAAACCAGCTGCTATTACTGAAACAAGCAGTTCGGAGCAGCAAGCTTTATTTAAGTCATGGGAAAGATCGAACAGATTAAGCATCATGTTTATGCGAATGTGCATTGCGAACAATATTAAATCAACACTTTCTCAAATTAAAAATGCAAAGGAATATTTCAAGGTTGTGGAAGATCGATTTTGTTCAGCAGATAAGTCCCTTCGAGGGAGATTAATGGCTGAACTTACCACCATGAAATTTAATGGTAACCATGGAATGAATGAGCATGTCCTTGAAATGACCAATCTAGCTGCCAGACTCAAATCTCTGGGTATGAATGTTGATGAAAGTTTCCTTGTTCAGTTCATTCTGAATTCCTTGCCTACTCAGTATGGGTCATTTCAGATTCACTATAATACTATTAAAGAAAAGTGA